In Candidatus Binatia bacterium, one DNA window encodes the following:
- a CDS encoding aspartate/glutamate racemase family protein: MIGLFDSGLGGLTVLARLRERMPFVDTIFFADQAHVPYGDRTHSDLLGLLRANLARLDAYGVDGIVMACNTSCAIAERYGWPPSRAPVLDLIESAAMAVERGGFRRVGVVATAATVGAGSYGRTLRAQIGGIDVVEVPAPALVPLVEAGELDGEGPRAAVAEVCTHLPLDLDAVVFGCTHYPVLERHFRAALGAGIALVDPAAMQAERAAALLGDRARGTGRSTYVTSGDEAAFQANVARFVTTPLLS; this comes from the coding sequence ATGATCGGGCTGTTTGATTCGGGCCTCGGCGGACTCACCGTGCTCGCGCGCCTGCGCGAGCGGATGCCTTTCGTTGACACGATCTTCTTTGCCGATCAGGCGCACGTTCCGTACGGCGATCGCACCCATAGCGATCTGCTCGGTCTGCTGCGCGCCAATTTGGCGCGCCTCGACGCCTACGGCGTCGACGGCATCGTCATGGCCTGCAACACGTCGTGTGCGATCGCCGAACGTTACGGGTGGCCGCCGTCGCGCGCGCCGGTGCTCGACCTGATCGAATCCGCGGCCATGGCGGTCGAGCGCGGCGGCTTTCGGCGAGTCGGCGTCGTGGCGACGGCCGCTACGGTCGGAGCGGGTTCATATGGCCGGACGCTGCGCGCGCAAATCGGCGGCATCGACGTCGTCGAGGTGCCCGCGCCGGCGCTGGTGCCGCTCGTCGAGGCGGGCGAACTCGACGGCGAAGGGCCGCGCGCGGCGGTCGCCGAGGTGTGCACGCATCTTCCGCTGGATCTCGATGCGGTCGTGTTCGGGTGCACGCATTATCCCGTGCTCGAGCGCCACTTTCGAGCCGCACTCGGCGCCGGAATAGCGCTCGTCGACCCGGCGGCGATGCAGGCCGAGCGCGCGGCCGCACTGCTTGGGGATCGCGCGCGCGGAACCGGCCGCTCGACCTACGTCACCAGCGGCGACGAAGCCGCATTTCAGGCCAACGTCGCGCGCTTCGTAACAACACCATTGTTATCCTGA
- a CDS encoding ABC transporter ATP-binding protein, translating to MPLLEVGNLRTTFRTEDGPVTAVNGLSFSLEAGETLGIVGESGSGKSVTALSVMRLLARTATVTADRILFNGEDLQAKSEAEMRRIRGYKIAMIFQDPMTSLNPVLTIGEQIAEAVRLHLALGKREARERAIEMLNKVRIPLGEKRLGDYPHQFSGGMRQRVMIAMALSCNPQLLIADEPTTALDVTIQAQVLELMNDLQRETGAAIILITHDLGVVAEFCKNVLVMYGGNLVEYASAEQLFAQPRMPYTQGLLASLPRLDDSVHRRLEPIQGQPPNLLRLPPGCAFAPRCAYRMPICVEPVPLYDFGDGHVARCYLYDERARDQRPESAEALPIVPAS from the coding sequence GTGCCGCTACTCGAGGTCGGTAATCTCCGGACGACGTTCCGGACCGAAGACGGCCCCGTTACCGCGGTCAACGGACTTTCGTTTTCACTCGAGGCCGGCGAAACGCTCGGCATCGTCGGCGAGTCCGGCTCCGGCAAGTCGGTTACCGCGCTCTCGGTCATGCGCCTGTTGGCGCGCACCGCCACGGTAACGGCCGATCGCATCCTGTTCAACGGAGAGGATCTGCAAGCCAAGAGCGAGGCCGAGATGCGGCGGATCCGGGGATACAAGATCGCGATGATCTTCCAAGATCCGATGACCTCGCTCAATCCCGTGCTCACCATTGGGGAGCAGATCGCCGAGGCCGTGCGCCTCCATCTCGCGCTGGGAAAGCGCGAGGCGCGCGAACGCGCGATCGAGATGCTGAACAAAGTGCGCATTCCGCTTGGCGAAAAACGGCTGGGCGACTACCCTCATCAATTCTCCGGCGGCATGCGGCAACGCGTCATGATCGCGATGGCGCTTTCGTGCAACCCTCAGCTGTTGATCGCCGACGAGCCGACGACGGCCCTGGACGTTACGATCCAGGCCCAGGTGCTCGAGCTGATGAACGACCTGCAGCGTGAGACCGGCGCGGCGATTATCCTGATCACACACGATCTTGGCGTGGTCGCCGAATTCTGCAAGAACGTCCTCGTGATGTACGGCGGCAATCTCGTCGAATACGCGTCGGCCGAGCAGCTCTTCGCGCAGCCGCGCATGCCGTACACGCAGGGGCTTCTCGCGTCGCTGCCACGCCTCGACGACAGCGTGCACCGGCGGCTCGAGCCGATACAGGGTCAGCCGCCGAATCTTCTGCGGCTCCCGCCGGGCTGCGCGTTCGCGCCGCGGTGCGCGTACCGCATGCCGATCTGCGTCGAGCCGGTGCCGCTCTACGATTTCGGCGACGGTCACGTCGCGCGCTGTTACCTGTACGACGAGCGCGCCCGCGATCAGCGTCCCGAGTCCGCGGAGGCCCTCCCGATCGTGCCGGCCTCGTGA
- the secG gene encoding preprotein translocase subunit SecG — MSPLLLAAAAASKAVPSAAATVLPNAAVPPNAPLPLPAIEPKTWIATHWPWLTHGFAGIFMIAAVLLVFLLAIQTTKQEGLTGSIGGRVESAYRGRLGAEEQLKRLTGMVAVVFVVVGFVLSLTGI; from the coding sequence TTGAGCCCGCTATTACTAGCCGCCGCTGCCGCGTCCAAAGCCGTTCCCTCGGCTGCCGCGACCGTATTGCCCAACGCCGCCGTCCCGCCGAACGCGCCCTTGCCGCTGCCCGCGATCGAGCCTAAGACGTGGATCGCCACACATTGGCCGTGGCTGACCCACGGGTTCGCCGGCATTTTCATGATCGCCGCGGTCCTGCTGGTCTTTTTGCTGGCGATCCAGACGACGAAACAGGAGGGGCTGACGGGATCGATCGGCGGACGAGTCGAGAGTGCCTACCGGGGCCGGCTCGGCGCCGAGGAACAGCTCAAGCGCCTGACCGGAATGGTCGCCGTCGTCTTCGTGGTTGTCGGATTCGTGCTCTCTCTGACGGGCATCTAA
- a CDS encoding phosphatase PAP2 family protein gives MSESERLEQPLRSIVPIKNRRVWRDLARILSTIFNPFLTALALFVILALIGAKDTWGFWRLLFISTFFTSIGPMLYVFWLYATDRISDLDMSVRIEREMVFTAFVIFYSLGAAALWIAHAPRLMIAAMLGYLLSTLIVQYITRYWKISTHALGITAPLAALTLIYGRQPLPFMVLIPMVCWARVYLRAHTIMQVVAGVALAVATTAFFFWLFHVGLLSAH, from the coding sequence GTGTCCGAATCCGAGAGGCTCGAGCAGCCGCTGCGATCGATCGTTCCGATCAAGAACCGGCGCGTTTGGCGCGACTTGGCGCGGATTCTCTCCACGATCTTCAACCCGTTCCTGACGGCCCTCGCGCTCTTCGTCATCCTCGCGCTTATCGGCGCCAAGGACACCTGGGGCTTCTGGCGCCTGCTCTTTATCTCGACCTTCTTCACGTCCATCGGCCCGATGCTGTACGTGTTCTGGCTCTATGCCACCGATCGGATCTCCGACCTGGACATGTCGGTACGAATCGAGCGGGAGATGGTCTTTACCGCGTTCGTGATCTTCTACAGCCTCGGGGCGGCGGCGCTGTGGATCGCGCACGCGCCGCGCTTGATGATCGCCGCGATGCTCGGCTATTTGCTCTCAACGTTGATCGTGCAGTACATCACGCGGTATTGGAAGATCAGCACGCACGCCCTCGGCATCACGGCCCCGCTGGCGGCCCTGACGCTGATTTACGGCAGGCAGCCGCTGCCGTTCATGGTCCTGATTCCGATGGTGTGCTGGGCGCGCGTCTACCTGCGCGCCCACACGATCATGCAGGTCGTGGCGGGCGTCGCCCTCGCGGTCGCGACGACGGCGTTCTTCTTCTGGCTGTTCCACGTCGGATTGCTGTCCGCACATTAA